The stretch of DNA ACCCTGCAACATGGGTTCTTAGTACAGGTAAGGACTAATAACTTTGCCCTTACTGACATGACATGCAAATTTAGtgaatttgatatttttttttacctttatttaataactaggcaagtcagttaaaagaacaaattcttattttcaattatggtctaggaacagtgggttaactgccttgttcaggggcagaatgacagattttaccttgtcagctcggggattcaatctagcaacttttcggttaaTAGTCCaatgctccaaccactaggctacctgccaccccagtgaGTGAGTGGTTGATGTAATGGGCTCTTGTTGAAACTTTGTTGAGAGCATTTATACAGTATCCATGTTAATCTCAGGTTTATACAGTATCCAGGTTCATCTCAGGTTTTATACAGTATCCAGGTTAATCTCAGGTTTTACACAGTATCCAGCTTCGTCTCGTGTTTTATACAGTATCCAGGTTAATCTCAGGTTTTAAACAGTATCCAGGTTGATCTCAGGTTTTATACAGTATCCTGGTTAATCTCAGGTTTTAAACAGTATCCAGGTTAATCTCAGGTTTTATACAGTATCCAGGTTAATCTCAGGTTTTATACAGTATCCAGGTTAATCTCAGGTTTTAAACAGTATCCAGGTTAATCACATTTTGCCATACGGCAAAAACAAAACCTTGAACGGCTTGAGGCAAGTCTATTTTTCAGATGTGTTTTTTTTCTGAGGCAGAAATATAACTACAGTAACTGGGGATATTATGGTTTTCTCATCTGCTATAGTAATACGTCATAACGTTGACCGATTCCTTTCTGTGTGGATTGTAGGTAATGAAATACGCAGAACGGAGGATCCCCACTCTGAATGAATACTGTGTGGTCTGTGACGAACGACACGTCTTTCAATACGCCTCTATGTTGAAGGTATGCTCTCTTAAAACGTTTGTTATTTAGTCCGGATAATTCTGAGACATTATTAGGGGACAATACATGCTTACTACAACCACATAACAAGGAATTATACATGCAGTATTAAAGTAAAGTGATATCAAATATTCTGTTATCTGGATAGCTTTACTACGGAAATATAGTAGTTACTATAATAGTTGGATTTTCTCTGAGTGTTTACAGCCTGCAGTGTGTAGCAGGGAACTGTGTGTTTACAGCCTGCAGTGTGTagcagggaactgtgtgtgtttacagcctgcagtgtgtagcagggaactgtgtgtgtttacagcctgcagtgtgtagcagggaactgtgtgtgtttacagcctgCAGTGTGTAGCAGGGAACTGTGCGTGTTTACAGCCTGCAGTGTGTagcagggaactgtgtgtgtttacagcctgcagtgtgtagcagggaactgtgtgtgtttacagcctgcagtgtgtagcagggaactgtgtgtgtttacagcctgcagtgtgtagcagggaactgtgtgtgtttacagcctgcagtgtgtagcagggaactgtgtgtgtttacagcctgcagtgtgtagcaggggactgtgtgtgtttacagcctgcagtgtgtagcagggaactgtgtgtgtttacagcctgcagtgtgtagcagggaactgtgtgtgtttacagcctgcagtgtgtagcagggaactgtgtgtgtttacagcctgcagtgtgtagcagggaactgtgtgtgtttacagcctgcagtgtgtagcagggaactgtgtgtgtttacagcctgcagtgtgtagcagggaactgtgtgtgtttacagcctgcagtgtgtagcagggaactgtgtgtgtttacagcctgcagtgtgtagcagggaactgtgtgtgtttacagcctgcagtgtgtagcagggaactgtgtgtgtttacagcctgCAGTGTGTAGCAGGGAACTGTGCGTGTTTTCTTTCTACACCTTGGGAGTGATGGCAGGAGCTGCAGAGGAGGTGTCGAATGGAGCAGAGGTAagacacatatacacaaacacacgcacacacacacattcacagacacattgacacacacacacacacacacatatatgcatacacacacacacacatacatacacacatacacacaggcaatcagacatgcacacacatacagacatgcatacaaacacacacacacacacacacacacacacacacacacacacacacacacacacacacacacacacacacacacacacacacacacacacacacacacacgacattaaaaggcacacacacacacacacacacacacacacacacacacacacacacacacacacacacacacacacacacacacacacacacacacacacacacacacacacacacacacacacacacacacacacacacacacacagtgattatAACTACCCTACTGGGTTTTGACCTCCAGGTAGTGGACTTGTTGGTAGCCATGTGCCGGGCAGCTCTGGAGTCCTCCCGAAAGAGCATCATCTTCGAGCCATACCCCTCTGTGGTCGACCCACACAACCCCAAGTCTCTGGCCTTCAGTCCCAAGGTACTGTGGTTGACCCGTACAACCCCAAGTCCCTGGCCTTCAGTCCCAAGGTACTGTGGTCGACCCACACAACCCCAAGTATCTGGCCTTCAGTCCCAAGGTACTGAGGTCGACCCGTACAACCTCAAGTCCCTGGCCTTCAGTCCCAAGGTACTGAGGTCGACCCGTAAAACCCCAAGTCCCTGGCCTTCAGTCCCAAGGTATTGAGGTCGACCCACACAACCCCAAGTATCTGGCCTTCAGTCCCAAGGTACTGAGGTCGACCCGTACAACCTCAAGTCCCTGGCCTTCAGTCCCAAGGTACTGAGGTCGACCCGTAAAACCCCAAGTCCCTGGCCTTCAGTCCCAAGGTATTGTGGTCGACCCACACAACCTCAAGTCTCTGGCCTTCAGTCCCAAGGTACTGTGGTCGACCCATACAGTCCCAAGGTACTGATGTCGACCCACACAACCCCAAGTCTCTGGCCTTCAGTCCCAAGGTACTGTGGTCGACCTATACAGTCCCAAGGTACTGTGGTCGACCCACACAACCCCAAGTCTCTGGCCTTCAGTCCCAAGGTACTGTGGTCGACCCATACAGTCCCAAGGTACTGAGGTCGACCCACACAACCTCAAGTCCCTGGCCTTCAGTCCCAAGGTACTGTGGTCGACCATACAACCCCAAGTCCCTGGCCTTCAGTCCCAAGGTACTGTGGTCGACTATACAACCCCAAGTCTCTGGTATTCAGTCCCAAGTTACTGAGGTCGACCCACACAACCCCAAGTCCCTGGCCTTCAGTCCCAAGGTACTGTGGTCGACTATACAACCCCAAGTCCCTGGCCTTCAGTCCCAAGGTACTGTGGTCAACCATATAACCCCAAGTCCCTGGCCTTCAGTCCCAAGGTACTGTGGTCGACTATACAACCCCAAGTCTCTGGCCTTCAGTCCCAAGGTACTGAGGTCGACCCACACAACCCCAAGTCCCTGGCCTTCAGTCCCAAGGTACTGTGGTCGACTATACAACCCCAAGTCCCTGGCCTTCAGTCCCAAGGTACTGTGGTCAACCATATAACCCCAAGTCCCTGGCCTTCAGTCCCAAGGTACTGTGGTCGACTATACAACCCCAAGTCTCTGGCCTTCAGTCCCAAGGTACTGAGGTCGACCCGTACAACCTCAAGTCTCTGGCCTTCAGTCCCAAGGTACTGGACTAGCACGCTGTTCAGGCCACATGAactcatcaactcactgcattatttGATGTAGTCAGCGGTGTGAGACCTGGCTGATAAATCAGACTTTACAGCAGTGTGAGACCTGGCTGATAAATCAGACTTCACAGTGGTGTGCGGCCTGGCTGATAAATCAGACTTTACAGTGGTGTGCGGCCTGGCTGATAAATCAGACTTTACCGTGGTGTGCGACCTGGCTGATGAATCAGACTTTACAGCGGTGTGAGACCTGGCTGATAAATCAGACTTTACAGCAGTGTGAGACCTGGCTGATAAATCAGACTTTACAGCGGTGTGAGACCTGGCTGATAAATCAGACTTTACAGCAGTGTGAGACCTGGCTGATAAATCAGACTTCACAGTGGTGTGCGGCCTGGCTGATAAATCAGACTTCACAGTGGTGTGCGGCCTGGCTGATAAATCAGACTTCACAGTGGTGTGCGACCTGGCTGATAAAGCAGACTTCACAGTGGTGTGAGACCTGGCTGATAAATCAGACTTTACAGCAGTGTGAGACCTGGCTGATAAATCAGACTTTACAGTGGTGTGCGACCTGGCTGATAAATCAGACTTTAGTATCTCTTACAGGTCTTCCTTTTTACTGAAGCTAACCTGTATAACGTGTTTTCTTCCGTCACAGAAGAAGAGCTACGATCGACTGCAGAAAGCTCTGGACAGCATCATGACCATCAGGGAGATGACCCAGGTGACTAACGCAACCAATGAAATCGTACATTCAAACGTTTTTCAAATGTCTCTTCATTTACCGACTCATTCATTTACTATGTATGatcgcaattttttttttttcagggtCCGTATTCATCAATCAAGAAACAGATGGACACAATAGATCCTCTTGCTCACCCTCTGCTGCAATGGATCACATCAAGCAACAGATCACATATTGTCAAGCTACCGCTGAACAGGGTACGCTGGGACAATACCACTGTTCATTCACTTTCTGGAGGTAGCAGCTGATAATATGTGGAAGACagtgttaaaaaaaaacacaaaaaaaaggcTGTCAGTGCCTAGTTTTTTTGTAATCAGTGGTTCTCAACTTTTTGGGGTTACTGTACCCAGGGGCGCAACTGTGATTTTAGAAGTGGGGGAcataactttaaaaaaatatattttatatataatataattatatataatattttatatattttctaAATAATATTTTATTTAGTCGGATAAACAATCTAAACAtcctacccgaccgctcggaggcgtccgcttggtcctaaagcacaccgtcgcctcgttttgtatcacattccaatgagaaaactgggggggggacaaaaaatgcaatttcagaatgtggggtgggggggacatgtccccagtgaaagttgctcCCCTGACTGTACTCCAGTCACATTTTGTTCTCTATTTTCGTTCCGCCACCTATATAGCAACTGAAGTTCATGCACACTCCACATCAGTTCCTGTTGACCAGCAGCCCTCCTGCTAAAGAAGCACGCTTCCGGGTCGCTAGGAAACTACATGGCAGCACCTTCGCATTCCAGTaagtctctcactcacacacacacacacacacatacacacaccattcTAGAGTCACTCGAACATCTCTGTCATTCTGTTTCTCCAGTGGTTCCCACATAGAGAACTGGCATTCTATTCTGAGAAATGGACTTGTCAACGCCTCATGCACAAAACTGCAGGTATGTAACACTCAAAGTAACAAACACATTCATTTCTAAAATGTAATCTTAGATAATTGTACCAAGGGACAACAATTTTAGATCTCCTGTCTATCTGATATGGTAGtcgtttaaaactttttttttttttttttaaagccattTTTCCTTCAACTCTGATAAAATGGTTACCTTCAGTTCACCCTTTGTTCAAATGTCCTGTACAAGCTGCATGGTGCTGCGTATGGGAAGGGTATCTACCTGAGTCCTGTCTCTAGCGTCTCATATGGATACTCAGGAATGGGTAAAGGACAGCACCACGTGACCACCAAACAGGAGCTGGTCAAACGTTACAACCGCATCAACACCATACAACAGGTATTTACATTGTTTTACATCTGAAGACATTGACATACTGTATAACAAAACACACTGCTGGAACAGAATTACATACAGGCACATCTAAGTAAATAAATTATTTTGTTCCAAGTTATATTGAATGTGTTTTACAGTAACTCTTTGTCCTTCCAGGAAAGACACGGCCAGTCCAGGTTTCTTCAGAGCAGGAATTTAAACTGCATCGCACTTTGTGAAGGTACAGAACGCAATCCTTTCACCTTCCAGTACAACTTATCATTATCAAAATAAACAGACATGACTGTCCTGCATTTGTAGCCTGAAGCTTATTTGGTTGGTCTATAAATCAGGTTTTTCCCAATACTCTGTcgtggtgcccccccccccccccccctccccccctaatTTTGCATTAGAACTATACAAGCAGTAATTAAAGCTTGATGTTTAGTTGGTTATTTGGGAGAAAAACTAAACGTTCACCGGAGGGGGGCCcctcaggaccgagtttgggaaaccctggtctatATAATGTATAAAGCAATCGATTGACTGATAGATTGATTGATTATTGTTTCCTCAGTGATAACATCAAAGGAGCTTCAGAAACATGGGGACACGTGGGTGTGTCCAATATCCGACCACGTCTGTACAAGATTCTTCTTCGTGTGAGTATGAAGCTTCAGTAAActaaaacacgaaaacaaaatcGCCTTTCACTGGACTTTCACTGACCTTTCAATCACCTTTCAATCCCTTTTCAATCCCATTTCACTGACCTTTCAATCCCATTTCACTGACCTTTCAACCCCATTTCACTGACCTTTCAATCCCATTTCACGGGCCTTTCAACCCCATTTCACTGACCTTTCAATCCCATTTCACGGACCTTTCAATCCCATTTCACTGACCTTTCAATCCCATTTAACTGACCTTTCAATCCCATTTCACGGACCTTTCAATCCCATTTCACGGACCTTTCAATCCCATTTCACGGACCTTTCAATCCCATTTCAAGGACCTTTCAATCCCATTTCACGGACCTTTCAATTCCATTTCACGGACCTTTCAATCCCATTTCACTGACCTTTCAATCCCATTTCACTGACCTTTCAATCCCATTTCACTGACCTTTCAATCCCCTTTCACTGACCTTTCAATCCCTTTCACGGAACTTTCAATCCCATTTCACTGACCTTTCAATCACCTTTCACTGACCTTTCCATCCCATTTCACTGACCTTTCAATCCCATTTCACGGACCTTTCAATCCCATTTCACTGACCTTTCAATCCCATTTCACTGACCTTTCAATCCCATTTCAATCCCATTTCACTGACCTTTCAATCCCATTTCACTGACCTTTCAATCCCCGTTCACTGACCTTTCAATCCCATTTCACGGACCTTTCAATCCCATTTCACTGACCTTTCAATCACATTTCACTGAAACACAACACAGCTAGTAggactacatacagtacatcagggTTGTGTTTAttagacaccaaatgaaagaaaaCCGACTGAAACAGGGAGCAACTACCATGACTTgtccaaaaacacattttctgtttaaaaatgtttcgtgccctaatgaacacaacccaaaatcaatctctctctctctctctctctctctctctctctctctctctctctctctctctctctctctctctctctctctctctctcctctctctctctcctctctctctctctctctctcctctctctctctctctctctctctctctctctctctctctctctctctctctctcctctctctttctttctttctttctttctttctttctttctttctttctttctttctttctttctttctttctttctttctttctttctttctttctttctttctttctttctttctttaggTATGAGAATGGCACGGTGGGAGATGCCGACATCAACACCCAGAACATAAGGATTGAGCAAGAGATAATACGGGTGATTGGGACTAAGCCTATCTGAGGAGGACATATGAGACAGAGCTTTAAGTACAGTATGGCTGGAgacagctatatatacagtatggctggagacagctatatatacagtatgggtctggctggagacagctatatatacagtatggccggagacagctatatatacagtatgggtctggctggagacagctatatatacagtatgggtctggctggagacagctatatatacagtatgggtctggctggagacagctatatatacagtatgggtctggctggagacagctatatatacagtatgggtctggctggggacagctatatatacagtatgggtctggctgaagacagctatatatacagtatggctggagacagctatatatacagtatgggtctggctggagacagctatatatacagtatgggtctggctggggacagctatatatacagtatgggtctggctggggacagctatatatacagtatggctggagacagctatatatacagtatgggtctggctggagacagctatatatacagtatgggtctggctggagacaggtatatatatacagtatggctggagacagctatatatacagtatgggtctggctggggacagctatatatacagtatgggtcTGGCTGGGGATAcacagctatatatacagtatgggtctggctggggacagctatatatacagtatgggtctggctggagacagctatatatacagtatgggtcTGGCTGGGGATAcacagctatatatacagtatgggtctggctggggacagctatatatacagtatgggtcTGGCTGGGGATAcacagctatatatacagtatgggtctggctggggacagctatatatacagtatgggtcTGGCTGGGGATAcacagctatatatacagtatgggtctggctggggacagctatatatacagtatgggtctggctggagacagctatatatacagtatgggtctggctggagacagctatatatacagtatggctggagacagctatatatacagtatgggtctggctggagacagctatatatacagtatgggtctggctggagacagctatatatacagtatgggtctggctggagacagctatatatacagtatgggtctggctggagacagctatatatacagtatgggtctggctggggacagctatatatacagtatgggtcTGGCTGGGGATAcacagctatatatacagtatggctggagacagctatatatacagtatggctggagacagctatatatacagtatgggtctggctggagacagctatatatacagtatgggtctggctggagacagctatatatacagtatgggtctggctggagacagctatatatacagtatggctggagacagctatatatacagtatgggtcTGGCTGGAGATAcacagctatatatacagtatggctggagacagctatatatacagtatggctggagacagctatatatacagtatggctggagacagctatatatacagtatgggtggagacagctatatatacagtatgggtctggctggagacagctatatatacagtatgggtctggctggagacagctatatatacagtatgggtctggctggagacagctatatatacagtatggctggggacagctatatatacagtctgGCTGGGGAcagctatatatacagtctgGCTGGGgacagctatatatacagtatgggtctggctggggacagctatatatacagtatgggtcTGGCTGGGGATAcacagctatatatacagtatggctggagacagctatatatacagtatggctggagacagctatatatacagtatgggtctggctggagacagctatatatacagtatgggtctggctggagacagctatatatacagtatgggtctggctggagacagctatatatacagtatggctggagacagctatatatacagtatgggtcTGGCTGGAGATAcacagctatatatacagtatggctggagacagctatatatacagtatggctggagacagctatatatacagtatggctggagacagctatatatacagtatgggtggagacagctatatatacagtatgggtctggctggagacagctatatatacagtatgggtctggctggagacagctatatatacagtatgggtctggctggagacagctatatatacagtatggctggggacagctatatatacagtctgGCTGGGGAcagctatatatacagtctgGCTGGGgacagctatatatacagtatgggtggagacagctatatatacagtatgggtctggctggagacagctatatatacagtatggctggagacagctatatatacagtctgGCTGGGGAcagctatatatacagtctgGCTGGGgacagctatatatacagtatgggtctggctggagacagctatatatacagtatggctggggacagctatatatacagtatgggtctggctggagacagctatatatacagtatgggtcTGGCTGGAGACAGCTATATATATAGTATGGGTCTGGCTGGAgacagctatatatacagtatgggtctggctggggacagctatatatacagtatgggtcTGGCTGGAGACAGCTATATATATAGTATGGGTCTGGCTGGAgacagctatatatacagtatggctggagacagctatatatacagtatgggtctggctggagacagctatatatacagtatgggtcTGGCTGGGGATAcacagctatatatacagtatgggtctggctggggacagctatatatacagtatgggtcTGGCTGGGGATAcacagctatatatacagtatgggtctggctggaaacagctatatatacagtatggctggagacagctatatatacagtatggctggagacagctatatatacagtctgGCTGGGGAcagctatatatacagtctgGCTGGGgacagctatatatacagtatgggtctggctggagacagctatatatacagtatgggtctggctggagacagctatatatacagtatgggtctggctggagacagctatatatacagtatgggtcTGGCTGGGGATAcacagctatatatacagtatgggtctggctggggacagctatatatacagtatgggtcTGGCTGGGGATAcacagctatatatacagtatgggtctggctggggacagctatatatacagtatgggtcTGGCTGGGGATAcacagctatatatacagtatgggtctggctggagacagctatatatacagtatgggtcTGGCTGGGGATAcacagctatatatacagtatgggtctggctggagacagctatatatacagtatgggtctggctggggacagctatatatacagtatgggtcTGGCTGGGGATACACAGATGGACCCAGGGAGGATAGGGAACTCTTACCATTTAAACACTACTGGAACACTACTACAAAGTCGAGCCACAGAGCTGTGCTCCACTGGCCTGGTTACACATGGACCACATAAATCAGGTATCTGAATATCAGTATGGACCAATGGGGTACTTTGAATATCATATATGGTCCAATGGGGAACTTGGAACATCGTATGGACCAACCCTGAATATCACATGGAACAATGGGGAACTCTGAATATCCAATGAACCAATGGGGAACTTGGAATATCGTATGGACCAATGGGGATCGTTGAACATCGTATGGACCAATGGGGAGACCTCAGAATATTGCATGGACCAATAGGGAACTCCACAAAGAAAGAAAGGTGTCCTTACAAAGGCAGTCACACAATTTCACGTGGAGACGTGATCACTATTGACCTCTAAGGGAATGTCATATTTCATTGTCATTAGAGGCAATAGGATTTGCTATGTGACAGATGCGGAGGGATTTTCCCTTGTGAATATTATAATGTGATTATAACACGATTAGGCTTTGCACATTGGTCATCATGCAACTGcctctaaaaaataaaaataaatggattTGACTTGCCTTTAAAACATATCACAATACAGTGAACAGTGGTTTGTTATCAGAGAGACTGTTTGTATAAGAATATGACTATTCTTGGGCAATACTTTTATAATCATTTCTTATGaccaggcctcccgggtggcgcagtggtctagggcactgcatcgcagtgctagctgcgccaccagagtctctgggttcgcgcccatgctgggctgggttcgcgcccaggctctgtcgcagccggccgcaaccgggaggtccgtggggcgac from Salvelinus fontinalis isolate EN_2023a chromosome 5, ASM2944872v1, whole genome shotgun sequence encodes:
- the LOC129854927 gene encoding protein mono-ADP-ribosyltransferase PARP6-like isoform X1 translates to MDVECQRWTNNQSDQCHCTDNQSEECDWTDNQSDEMESCTEELEEFLCEIHEGCATDLYRHPQLDMDIDSVKAIYADTAVSVREHGSIDDVDVDMLINVSFLDDEVARAWKIIPTEPIIVRLRFSLSQYLNGPAPSVEVFQPSNREGFSLGLQLQKVISSFVSQQWKYLSNETLTAQQKTRHTWFKPGGTIKRFRAGLSILSPMSKSSGQEHVLKVKMIGPELKVNRLMNRTMTYTIKNTRGELLTYTTNGKRVAVSAVKSPAHITTKQLIELLFSSQAFTHCKSAPTLQHGFLVQVMKYAERRIPTLNEYCVVCDERHVFQYASMLKPAVCSRELCVFSFYTLGVMAGAAEEVSNGAEVVDLLVAMCRAALESSRKSIIFEPYPSVVDPHNPKSLAFSPKKKSYDRLQKALDSIMTIREMTQGPYSSIKKQMDTIDPLAHPLLQWITSSNRSHIVKLPLNRQLKFMHTPHQFLLTSSPPAKEARFRVARKLHGSTFAFHGSHIENWHSILRNGLVNASCTKLQLHGAAYGKGIYLSPVSSVSYGYSGMGKGQHHVTTKQELVKRYNRINTIQQERHGQSRFLQSRNLNCIALCEVITSKELQKHGDTWVCPISDHVCTRFFFVYENGTVGDADINTQNIRIEQEIIRVIGTKPI
- the LOC129854927 gene encoding protein mono-ADP-ribosyltransferase PARP6-like isoform X3; its protein translation is MEGCATDLYRHPQLDMDIDSVKAIYADTAVSVREHGSIDDVDVDMLINVSFLDDEVARAWKIIPTEPIIVRLRFSLSQYLNGPAPSVEVFQPSNREGFSLGLQLQKVISSFVSQQWKYLSNETLTAQQKTRHTWFKPGGTIKRFRAGLSILSPMSKSSGQEHVLKVKMIGPELKVNRLMNRTMTYTIKNTRGELLTYTTNGKRVAVSAVKSPAHITTKQLIELLFSSQAFTHCKSAPTLQHGFLVQVMKYAERRIPTLNEYCVVCDERHVFQYASMLKPAVCSRELCVFSFYTLGVMAGAAEEVSNGAEVVDLLVAMCRAALESSRKSIIFEPYPSVVDPHNPKSLAFSPKKKSYDRLQKALDSIMTIREMTQGPYSSIKKQMDTIDPLAHPLLQWITSSNRSHIVKLPLNRQLKFMHTPHQFLLTSSPPAKEARFRVARKLHGSTFAFHGSHIENWHSILRNGLVNASCTKLQLHGAAYGKGIYLSPVSSVSYGYSGMGKGQHHVTTKQELVKRYNRINTIQQERHGQSRFLQSRNLNCIALCEVITSKELQKHGDTWVCPISDHVCTRFFFVYENGTVGDADINTQNIRIEQEIIRVIGTKPI
- the LOC129854927 gene encoding protein mono-ADP-ribosyltransferase PARP6-like isoform X2 — encoded protein: MDVECQRWTNNQSDQCHCTDNQSEECDWTDNQSDEMESCTEELEEFLCEIHEGCATDLYRHPQLDMDIDSVKAIYADTAVSVREHGSIDDVDVDMLINVSFLDDEVARAWKIIPTEPIIVRLRFSLSQYLNGPAPSVEVFQPSNREGFSLGLQLQKVISSFVSQQWKYLSNETLTAQQKTRHTWFKPGGTIKRFRAGLSILSPMSKSSGQEHVLKVKMIGPELKVNRLMNRTMTYTIKNTRGELLTYTTNGKRVAVSAVKSPAHITTKQLIELLFSSQAFTHCKSAPTLQHGFLVQVMKYAERRIPTLNEYCVVCDERHVFQYASMLKPAVCSRELCVFSFYTLGVMAGAAEEVSNGAEKKSYDRLQKALDSIMTIREMTQGPYSSIKKQMDTIDPLAHPLLQWITSSNRSHIVKLPLNRQLKFMHTPHQFLLTSSPPAKEARFRVARKLHGSTFAFHGSHIENWHSILRNGLVNASCTKLQLHGAAYGKGIYLSPVSSVSYGYSGMGKGQHHVTTKQELVKRYNRINTIQQERHGQSRFLQSRNLNCIALCEVITSKELQKHGDTWVCPISDHVCTRFFFVYENGTVGDADINTQNIRIEQEIIRVIGTKPI